In one Mycobacterium sp. NBC_00419 genomic region, the following are encoded:
- a CDS encoding PaaI family thioesterase yields MTDTVQQSDGLPEPLASMKDVDPSSPLYVVTSDTGVTLCGGCRAAGRCRMGLVAETLREDGVVFSELACPKKDEGGRKVAHGGWTAGVLDEIVGHTLLLRGEFAVTGTLTVVFRKPVPIEVPLIAESHVLRREGRRVFVSAEIKLAETGTVVASAEAVMVRRPADHFDRHDQWLAAELNAPTE; encoded by the coding sequence ATGACTGACACAGTTCAACAATCTGACGGATTACCGGAGCCGCTGGCATCGATGAAGGATGTCGATCCGAGTTCCCCGCTGTACGTGGTGACTTCCGATACCGGCGTCACCCTTTGCGGTGGCTGTCGCGCTGCGGGCCGCTGCCGGATGGGGCTCGTGGCGGAGACGCTGCGTGAGGACGGTGTCGTCTTCAGCGAGCTGGCTTGTCCCAAGAAGGACGAGGGCGGCCGCAAGGTGGCCCATGGCGGCTGGACTGCCGGCGTTCTCGACGAAATCGTGGGTCACACGCTTCTGTTGCGCGGCGAGTTCGCCGTCACCGGAACATTGACCGTGGTCTTCCGCAAGCCGGTTCCGATTGAGGTTCCCTTGATCGCCGAGAGCCACGTCCTGCGGCGCGAGGGGCGCCGGGTGTTTGTCTCGGCCGAGATCAAGCTGGCCGAAACCGGGACAGTCGTGGCCAGTGCCGAGGCCGTCATGGTCCGGCGCCCCGCGGACCATTTCGATCGCCACGACCAATGGCTGGCCGCGGAGCTCAACGCGCCGACTGAGTGA
- a CDS encoding aldehyde dehydrogenase family protein yields MSSNDLEGRLFIDGEFRDAKSGKCYDVLNPATDEVVAQAADAGPDDVDDAVEAARRAFDETDWGTDHKFRRHCLEQFQAAMREERDTFSDILTAEAGIPKGIHSTHIDYMIDGMDYWNDLTTSFEWERQLEPSVVLGLTSNRAVRYQPYGVVGAITPWNAPFMTAIWKVTHAMSTGNTVVLKSAPDTPLTAAKMAQIAAEKTDIPAGVFNALSAADKGIVGDAMTGDPRIDLFHFTGSPGVGQRIMERAANGIRKVVLELGGKSANVILPDADLDQACGMATMMCMTSSGQGCALGTRAVVHADIYDEVVARLQAIIGMVPWGDPTDPGTIVGPIIREEQRVRMEGMVSRAREAGARVLVGGERGEVNGKANWYKPTLIVDVAPDAEIAQLEVFGPVLSVIRYDGDDDEAVRIANNTRYGLSSYIQSSDEERARRVANKLRAGTVNIGPSFYLGADSPFGGWGISGLGVEHGIEGFREYLQVKTIATPGS; encoded by the coding sequence ATGTCCTCCAATGATCTCGAAGGCCGACTCTTCATCGACGGCGAGTTCCGAGATGCCAAGTCCGGCAAGTGTTATGACGTTCTGAACCCGGCTACTGACGAAGTGGTGGCGCAGGCCGCCGACGCGGGTCCCGACGATGTCGACGATGCGGTGGAAGCGGCGCGGCGCGCGTTCGACGAGACGGATTGGGGTACCGACCACAAGTTCCGGCGGCACTGCCTCGAGCAGTTCCAGGCAGCCATGCGCGAGGAGCGTGACACCTTCAGCGATATCCTCACCGCCGAGGCCGGCATCCCGAAGGGCATCCACTCCACCCACATCGATTACATGATCGACGGGATGGACTACTGGAACGACCTGACCACGTCGTTCGAATGGGAACGTCAGCTCGAGCCCAGCGTGGTTCTGGGATTGACCAGTAATCGCGCCGTGCGGTACCAGCCCTACGGCGTCGTCGGTGCCATCACACCGTGGAACGCGCCTTTCATGACGGCCATCTGGAAGGTCACCCACGCGATGTCGACCGGCAACACCGTGGTTCTCAAGAGCGCCCCGGACACGCCGCTGACTGCCGCCAAGATGGCCCAGATCGCCGCAGAGAAAACAGACATCCCGGCCGGCGTCTTCAACGCTCTCAGCGCGGCCGACAAAGGCATCGTCGGCGATGCGATGACCGGCGATCCGCGCATCGACCTGTTCCACTTCACCGGTTCACCCGGTGTGGGGCAACGCATCATGGAGCGCGCGGCCAACGGCATCCGCAAGGTGGTGCTGGAGTTGGGCGGCAAGTCGGCCAACGTGATACTGCCCGACGCCGATCTCGACCAGGCGTGCGGAATGGCCACGATGATGTGCATGACCAGCAGCGGACAGGGTTGCGCGCTCGGCACCCGCGCGGTCGTGCACGCCGATATCTACGACGAGGTGGTGGCACGTCTGCAGGCCATCATCGGCATGGTTCCCTGGGGCGATCCCACCGACCCGGGAACGATCGTCGGCCCGATCATTCGCGAGGAGCAGCGAGTCCGGATGGAAGGCATGGTCAGCCGGGCGCGTGAAGCCGGCGCCCGGGTGCTCGTCGGCGGCGAGCGTGGTGAGGTCAACGGCAAGGCGAACTGGTACAAGCCGACGCTGATCGTCGATGTCGCCCCCGATGCCGAGATCGCCCAGCTCGAGGTGTTCGGCCCCGTCTTGTCGGTGATCCGTTACGACGGCGACGACGACGAAGCCGTGCGGATCGCCAACAACACCCGCTACGGACTGTCGTCCTACATTCAGTCGTCTGACGAAGAGCGGGCGCGCCGAGTGGCCAACAAGCTGCGCGCGGGCACGGTCAACATCGGACCGTCGTTCTACCTCGGTGCGGACAGCCCCTTCGGCGGCTGGGGTATCAGCGGGCTCGGGGTCGAGCACGGAATCGAGGGCTTCCGCGAGTACCTGCAGGTGAAGACGATCGCCACACCGGGCAGCTAA